Part of the Aquimarina sp. TRL1 genome, ACTAGGGAGAGAGTAAATGAAATCATCTTAGATTTAGAAATGAAAATTGAAAGAACTGAATAATGAAATTTATATTAATACTTACTTTATTATTTGGCTTAACTATAAATGCTCAATCTGATAAGTCATTTTTAAATGATAAGATAGGCAAATACTCAAATGATAAGATAGATAAATTAGTAGATAAAAAAATAATCTCTGATTTTGATGCTACAATTTTGAAAGTCTATACAGTCAAATTAAAAGCTGATGGGAATAATATTAAAGAATATACCTATTCACGATTATTAGATAGTTTAAGTTCTTTAAAAAAAGGAATGAAAAATGGTATTGTAAAGCTTAATAATCACGGTAAAGATTCTATTTTTATAAGAACTCCTTACAATCAAAAAATGTTTGTAGGCTTAGGCAAAATGAGTCTTGAAAAACTTATAGCAAGAGAAAGCAAGAATTTACCAAGTGATTACCACGCCAGTTTAAATAATTTTATTACTTCGCCAGAAGTAATGGTAAAAGCTATGAACCAAATGAAGTTAGACCCACTTACGTCTATGTTATTTGGTAATATCATTTTAATTAAAACCGAAAACGGTGAAGAAATGTCAAATTTTAAAATAGGTGCTGTATTGGAAATAGCGAACCGTATTAAAAAGACAGAGGAATTTACACCTATTAAACAAATATTAAAGTTATAAAATAAAACCACCTTCAGGTGGTTTTTTTATGTTTTAAAATAGCTATGTAGATAGCAAGGCTATACAAAAATGTGTTTTTTAAAACTTTAACACATTAATAATTCAAACATTAACAAACAATACATTTTTTTTATTGTAATCAATTGTTTTTAAAACTATTAAGCTTTACACGGGTTTACCTCATGTTAATGTATAGTTAATCATTTTGTTTACGATAAGACTAAATAAATCTACACTAATTTTAGTATAAACTTTTAAAACCATAAATATGAAATTGAGACTTAATTTAAGTATATTCATAGGAATTGCTTTAGGAATGATTTCCTGTGAGAGAGAGGCTAACTTTCATCAATCTGAACAGATAACTAACCAAGAATATTATAATTATCAAGAAACTGAGACATTTAATATTGAAGGGCGAACCATTGAAGTACCATTATCAGCTACTCAAAAAGATAGATATATTATAGGAGGAGATCTTCTTATGACTAGAGCTCAAGTAATAAAATATTATTCTAAAAACACAAAAGGTTTTCTAAAATATAAACCTTGGCCAGAAGGAAAGGTATATTATCAATGGGCTCCTTCCATCAGTTCAAGAGTTAAATCTTTAACAACCCAAGCGATTAATCACATCTCAAGCAAAGTTCCCAAAATTACATTTATAGAAAGCAAAGGGAATGGGGATTACCTTAAAATAAGTGATAATCATATATACAGTTCAGGAGGAGAAGTAGAAATTATTGGTTATGAGCAAAGAATGGGAGAAAAAAATGTTAGAATAGGTAAAAGTGCAGATTTAGTGACCATAATTCATGAACTCGGACATTCTTTAGGTTTGTTACATGAATTTACTAGACCTGACCGAGATAAATATATTCTGTTTCATCCTGATAATGGTCCATTTTATACTCAGCCTATCGATGGAAGTGGAAGGCTTGAAGGGACATTTGATTATGAGTCAATTATGAATTATTCTTCAGTAAGAGTTCACGACACAGCACCATATTATACAATAGTACGAAAAGACAATATGATGCCTATTATTGTAGGTAATAGTCTGAGTAGTGGAGATATATCTGCTCTTAATTCTCTCTATAAATAAAACTAATTATTTGATATTCTAATTGATTGAAACCTCTTTTCTCTCTAATTCATGCAAAAAATAAAATAAAGATACAGAACAGTACTTATTTATTATTTGCCTACAAAAATGCTTCTCTTAATAGTTAATCCTACATTGCTCTGCTATCTACATAGCTATTTTAAAACAGAGAATGTAAACTTATAATTTTTAAGAGAATGTATATTGAAAAATTCGATTATAAATCAGAAACATATGGAAGATATTAAGCTATTTAATCCAACACCAAATAAAGTATACTTACCATTTGCTCTAAAAAAACACAGAAAAGAAACAGACAAAATTGACGAATATAAGGATTGGCTTTTAAAATTTAAATTAGTACAGAATGAGACTCAAGCACTGTCATTAGCTAGAACAGGAAGTTATCATGTCAGAATATTTTATCCCAATATAAAGTCATTTCAAGAAAAAGATATAGTTGATTTGTGTAACTGGGTATGTTTATTGGATGAAATTATTGAAAAAAAAATAAAGAAAGAAGAGGTGTCTAACGTTGGCTATTTTTTGCATAAACTGGTAGCTAAAATTAAATCCTACACACTTTATAATTCTATTTATTTTGAAAACATCGGTAATGATGAACTTATACACAAGCTAATAAACGCATTAAACGATGTAATAGAAAGAATAAAGCTATGGTCAGAAATAACTTATGTAAACAGCATAATTAATGAAATTGTTAATTTCATATTAGTAGCAGAATGGGAATCTTTCTTAGATATAAGTAATCCATTAACAATTCTTGATGACTATTGTTTAATGAGGACCACAAACGGAGGAGGTCATTTCGCAAATTCAATTATAAAATGCATTAACAAAGTTGAACCGAATATCAATGAAAAAAGACCTGGATTAACTCAAGTATTGATTAATTCTATATTGTTAGTTTTAGTAATAGACAATGATATTTACTCATATAATAAAGAGTATGAAGAAAAAAACATTAGAAACAACATAATAACTCTGGTTAATAAAAAGTACCAAAACAATTGTATAATTAGCTCATTAAATCAGGTTATAGATTTACGTAATCAGATATTATTTTGTTATGTAAACCAACGTGATAAACTTATGAAAACAGAGAATAATGGTATATACGACTACTTAAATAGTTTAGAACAAATGATCCCAGGTAATTTAATATTTGGTAAAACATGTAAAAGATATAACACTTCTAACAAAATTATACCAGATTTAAAGTCAAGTTCAAATTTTAAAGATTCAGGTAACATACATTTAGACATCAAATCAATACAATGGTGGTGGAGAACAAATTAAACATATTATAATGAAGAAAAGTATAAAGAAATCTAATGAGTTATATGTTCCATTAGCTCACTTAAATGAAGTAATCGTCATTGATATTAACACCAATGAAATAATAAAAAATATTCCGATCAATGACACACCAATCTTACCATTAGGAAGTAGACCTACAGTTTTAACAGCAACATTAGATGGCCAAAAGATTTACACCGATAACTTTGGTTTAATACCTACTACTATATCGGTGATTGATAGGCAATCAAATACCGTTAAATCAATTATCATAAACGGAGTTCCTCTTGGTACATTTCTATCAATTGATGGTAAAGAATTATATGTTTCTGAGAACAATAAAAGTGTAGAAGTGATATGTACAAAAACAGACAAAATAATTAGACGTCTTAATTTCTATGATGTTCCTGTAGCTTGTATGGGGGGGCCAGATGGTAATCTTTATATTGGGTTTGCAAATGGATTTTTAGGAGTTTATGATTCAGAAAATGGTGAAACAATTCGTGAACCTATATTTACAGGGGGAACATTACCCGCTTGGTATACATTTTCTTCAGACAGAAATAAGTTATATGTAGATGTAGTGTGTTCTATAGGAGTTATAGACATTAAGGAATGGAAACTTATAAAATCTATTTCTACAAAAAACAATAGAGAAGATGACTCATGGGCATTTACCTCTACACTATCTCCTAATGGAGATAAACTTTATGTTACATTATTAGGAGATAAAGGAGTATTAGTTATTGATACTAAAACCGATACTATAATTTCAGAAATTGAGACAGCTGGATCTGCTACTTGCGTAACTTTTAGTTCAGATGGCAGATATGGCTATATTAGTGATATGGGGCCAAGTCTATCATATCTAAAAGGACCTTCAGGTGGAACAATATTAGGAACAGCTTGGGTAGGTTTTGGAATTATTGGAAATGGTCAAATTATAATATTTGATCCAATTTCAGACAAAATCATTGGAGAACCAATAAGTGTTGGTCCTACACCTGGAATAACTGTTTGTTTACCAAGCATTGATTAATTTATGAGAAATAAAGTAGCTATTATCATAGGAGGAAGTATTACAGGCTGTTTAATTGCGGAAGCAATTTCAGAGGTGTTTGAGAAGGTTTTAATACTTGAAAAAGAACAATTTGAAAATTTCAAAAAAGACAGAAAAAATGTACCTCAAGAAAAACATGTACATGTATTGTTAAATAAAGGTGAGCAATTAATTGAAGAAATTTTTCCGAAGTTGATGGACGATTTAAAAAGAGGAGGTGCTAACTATATAGATATGGGAATAGATATAGATTGGTTCCAGTTTGGATCGTGGAAAAAAAAAATTTCAAAAATGGGTTTATATACACATTTTTTTTCTAGAAAACTATTAGATAACTGTGTAAAAAAAAGAATCCTCAATAACTCTAAAATTGAAATAATATCAAATAGCTCTTTTGATTCTTATTTATATGAGAAAAGAAATAATTCAATTTGCGTAGCCGGAGTAAAAATTTATCTAAATGACAATGAAAAAGTTTTATACTCTGATTTGGTCATAGATGCAAGTGGATATGGATCAAAAACAGATAAACTATTAAAATTAAAAGGTTTAGGAACAACTGTTAAAGAAGAAATAATAACAAACCTTGGATATGTTTCAAGACTCTATAAAAGAGACAAAAATACTCCAAACAAAAATGAAACAACTGTTGTCTGGTCTAAGCCTCCAAAAGAAAAAGCAATTGGCTTGATAATTCCTGTTGAAAATGATCAATGGCTAGTATCTGTTGGTGGATGGCATAATAATTTTCCGGATAAGAAAGTGAGTGATTTTTTAAAATTTACTAAAGACTCAATTCCAGTAAAACAATTTTATGATCGAATAAAAAATTATCAGCCAATATCAGACGTTTATAGATTCAAACTGAAAGGAGGTATTTGGAAACATTATGAAAAATTAGAAAAATTTCCAGATGGATTACTTGTAACAGGATCAGCTTTGTGTGCTCCAAATCCTTTCTATGGACAAGGAATAACTTTATCTGCAATTCAAGCTAACATTATCAAATCAAACATAGAAGAATGGACACTTGAAAAGCAGAATACAGCTCATATACAATCTTTGTTTACAAGAAGTATTAATACATCTTGGAATATGGCTAAAATAGAAGACCTGCGTTTCTCAGAAACAGTTGGAAACCGAAATATAATCATTAAGCTTATTCAGTGGTACGGAAAGAAATTTTCAAAAGTATCTTCTTTAACTTACTTTGCTCGTAAAATTCAACTTGAAATTATACATTTAAACAAATCATTTTATTGGATGTTTCACCCCATAATTTTGTTTCAAATGATAGTCAACCATAAAAAAATATAATGTTTTATGCGGGTACACTATAGTAGAACTAACTCAAAATAACCCTATTTTTGCAAAGACAAATAAAGACAAATAATGTCTTTAAATTAAAGTCCTTAATTAAGGAAAATGGAAGCATTAGGCGAATACTTACGAATGCTCTGCCATCTACATCGTTATTTTAAAACAAAGTGTCTCTTAAATGGTTATTAGTTGAAAAATAGTAATTTTAGGTTCAGGAAAGAAATAAAAAGTGATCTCAGGAACATAAAGATCACTTTTTATCATTATGAATTTTTGTTTAATTTTTTAAATTCTCAATAAGTTGTTAAATAATTTAAAGGACTGACATTAAATTATTTATTATCAATTTTTTATTTTTAAAAAAGCTCGACAATAATCCTGCCGAGGTCTCAAAGTATTAAAAGCCAGACAATATTGTCTGGCTTTTTTTGATTGTTGCTTTTGTATTTATTTTTTAAAAATTTCATTAGATATTGTATTGCTTATTTCGTGTATTCTCTCCGTATTGCAATAGCTAATATAAAAATTGATATTCTGACATAACTTCACTCCATCACTTGCTGGAATGAGATAAATGTATTGATGCTTTGATCTTCTCCAAAACCTTTTTATCCACCTGTTATCTGTAATCCTTTCTTTTCCATTCCATAGAAACCTTTACCCTTTATGCAAAATGAAATTTGCCCATTTATGTGTGGCAAACCACATTCCCAGATCAAAATTGATAATCTCAGGTTTTCCATGCTTTTTTATCCTCTCTTGGAAAACATTAACACAATGTTGGGTTTCTTAATTATTTGAAATATTCGTCTAACGATCTTTCTTGAACCCCCTAGATAATAGCAGTACAGTACATGAATCCCTGGGGCATGAGTACATAAATAATATCAATGTCATTTATTCTTATAGAGAATATTCACCAGGCATATCCAAACTTAGCGTTAGTATTTTTTAATACTATTTTATTTTTCCTATATGTTTTTTCTGAAGTTTTCAATTTTTACAACACAAAAAATAATACTTTGTCCTATAAGAAAAAAGAGGCATTCAGTTATATCCTAACATATCCTACTAAACAAATGTGCAACTATTGGAAATAGTTTTCCAAATAAAAAATAACCGAACGAAATCTTAATATTTCTAGCACTAGATTCCTAAAAATATTGTTTTCAGTTTACGTAAAGTTTATTTTACACATTCAATTTTTCTGAATTTTTCTCGATATTTTTTCGGGCTAAGAGAATATATTTTTTTAAACTCAGAAGAAAAATAGGAAAGGTTATTATACATCACTTTATTCATTATTTCTGTAATAGAATAATCTGATCTAAGTAATAACTCGGCGGCATATTCTAATCTAATGTGTTTCAAATATGATACAGCCGTTAACCCTGTTTCTTTTTTTACTTTTCTTAAAAAAGTTCTTTGAGTCATTGAAAAATTAGCTGCCAAAAAGGTTACATTGAGTTTTTCATTATCCACATTTTGATATATAAACTCGTTTAATTTTTTTAAAAAAGAATTATCAATTGCTGTTTGTAGGTTAGGTAGTGATCGTACTGGTTTAACATCAATAACTTCTTTCAGATTAGCTTTTTTTTTAAAACAAACATGTCTTCTTGTAAATAATATCAGAACTATAAAAAAACTAATTGGAATTATGTTTTCTAGGTTTATATGAATAATGTGAAAATTGTTTATTAATGGAGGGTTAATCATAAAAATTTAAGGTTAATTAAGAGTTGGAACTAATTCTATCATATAGTGTTTATAATATAGATTTA contains:
- a CDS encoding helix-turn-helix transcriptional regulator, which gives rise to MINPPLINNFHIIHINLENIIPISFFIVLILFTRRHVCFKKKANLKEVIDVKPVRSLPNLQTAIDNSFLKKLNEFIYQNVDNEKLNVTFLAANFSMTQRTFLRKVKKETGLTAVSYLKHIRLEYAAELLLRSDYSITEIMNKVMYNNLSYFSSEFKKIYSLSPKKYREKFRKIECVK
- a CDS encoding YncE family protein → MKKSIKKSNELYVPLAHLNEVIVIDINTNEIIKNIPINDTPILPLGSRPTVLTATLDGQKIYTDNFGLIPTTISVIDRQSNTVKSIIINGVPLGTFLSIDGKELYVSENNKSVEVICTKTDKIIRRLNFYDVPVACMGGPDGNLYIGFANGFLGVYDSENGETIREPIFTGGTLPAWYTFSSDRNKLYVDVVCSIGVIDIKEWKLIKSISTKNNREDDSWAFTSTLSPNGDKLYVTLLGDKGVLVIDTKTDTIISEIETAGSATCVTFSSDGRYGYISDMGPSLSYLKGPSGGTILGTAWVGFGIIGNGQIIIFDPISDKIIGEPISVGPTPGITVCLPSID
- a CDS encoding M12 family metallopeptidase; this translates as MKLRLNLSIFIGIALGMISCEREANFHQSEQITNQEYYNYQETETFNIEGRTIEVPLSATQKDRYIIGGDLLMTRAQVIKYYSKNTKGFLKYKPWPEGKVYYQWAPSISSRVKSLTTQAINHISSKVPKITFIESKGNGDYLKISDNHIYSSGGEVEIIGYEQRMGEKNVRIGKSADLVTIIHELGHSLGLLHEFTRPDRDKYILFHPDNGPFYTQPIDGSGRLEGTFDYESIMNYSSVRVHDTAPYYTIVRKDNMMPIIVGNSLSSGDISALNSLYK